The DNA window ACGTCTTCGTTTTCGTCGAGCCCGATCACGGCCGCCCGGGCGGCCGGGTCTACGACGTCCTGACCGAAGGCGGCCTTGTCGAGACCGGTCGTCGCCGGCACGAGGGCCAGGGAACGGCCAATGTCGGATTCGTCTTCGACAACGCCTTCCTGGAACTGATCTGGGTGGTCGACGTGCAGGAGGCGCGCGCGCCGGAACTGGACCGGGCCGGCGTTAACCGGCGCGCCGACTGGCGTTTCCATGGCGGCTCGCCCTACGGTATCGCCGTGCGCACTGAGGGCGAGTTGCCCTTCGAAACCTGGCCCTATCGTTTTTCCGGCATGCCCGACGATCTGCACATGCCCGTGGCGGTGGCCTCCGACGATCTGGCCCAGCCCTTCATCTTCCAGTCCATGCGCAACAAGCGGCCCGACACCTGGGACAATGGCGCAGCGGGCGAGCGCCAGCGGCCGGGCGGCTTTGCCGAAATCATCGGCATTGACCTCACCCTGCCGCAGGATGTTGCCCCGGGTGCCGCCCTCTCCGCTCTCGTGGATGCCGGCATCGTTCGCCTGCATGAGGGCGAGCCGGGGCCGATGGCCCACGAAATGGTGCTCACCCTGTCGCGCACCGACGGACAAAAGCCACGCCGGCTCAATATCGCCAAGTTCGAGTGGCTGGACGACTGAGGAAGGCCCCGCTTACGAGGCCGCGCCCATTTCCTGAAGCGCCATCAGCGACTCCGGCAGCACCTGTCCGCCGTCGATCACCATCTGCTGGCCGGTGATGTAGCCGGCTTCCTCGGAGGCGAAGAACAGCGCCGCGTTGGCGATGTCGAACACTGTCCCGAGCCGCTTCATCGGGATCGAGGCCTCCATCGAGGCGATATAGTCGCCGCCGATTCCGTCGAGCCCTTCGGTGAAGATGTTGCCCGGCATCACCGCATTGACCGTGATGTTCCAGGGCGCAAGCTCGATCGCGGCCGTGCGCATGAAGCCGAGCTGGCCGGCCTTCGAGGCACCGTAGTGCGACCATCCCGGAAAGCCGGTGATCGGCCCCGTGATCGAGGACGTAATCACGATCCGGCCGGCCTTTTTCGCCTTCATTTCCGGCAGCACCGCAGAGACCGACAGGAAGGTGCCTTTCAGGTTGGTATCCATCACGTGGTCGAAGTCGGCGGCCGTCATCTCGCCGAGTTTGGCCGCCGGAAAGATGCCGGCGTTGGCGCAGAGAACGTCGATCGAGCCGTAGCGCTCGATTGCGGCCGCGGCCATCGCCTTGCAGTCCTCCTCCTTTGTGACGTCTGCCGCGAAGGCCGAGGCATTCGGGCCGATTTCCGCGGCGACCTTTTCCGCGTCCGACAGCGTCCGGCTGACGACGAGCGCGTTGAGACCGGCCTCGCCGAACCTGAGGGCGATGCCCCGCCCGATGCCCTTGCTGGCGCCGGTGACGATCACGGTCTTGCCTGAAAGCGGTTTGAACACAGCCGATCCCCTCATTTTTCGTCCCGGCGCCTTTGGGCCGGTGCATGAACGTCGCGCGCCCTGAAAATGGGCTGCCGTAATTTTCGGCAATGTGCGATGCATAATTGATGTTGTAAAGCCCAAAGATTGATGTTTAGGATCACACAAAGTCCAACATAATTTCCACAGCCATGACGCGCAATCTGCTCCGAAACAGCACGCGCGCACATGCCAAGTGGAAGACATTAGAAAACGAAATCAGCGTGTTGGCAGGCGGGCTGCTCCTCCTGCGCACGCCAATGGCCGCAAGCGCATGTGAATGTGGCATTGCGACCCTCACAACAAGGGAACAGCA is part of the Hartmannibacter diazotrophicus genome and encodes:
- a CDS encoding VOC family protein gives rise to the protein MSTLELDHVFVFVEPDHGRPGGRVYDVLTEGGLVETGRRRHEGQGTANVGFVFDNAFLELIWVVDVQEARAPELDRAGVNRRADWRFHGGSPYGIAVRTEGELPFETWPYRFSGMPDDLHMPVAVASDDLAQPFIFQSMRNKRPDTWDNGAAGERQRPGGFAEIIGIDLTLPQDVAPGAALSALVDAGIVRLHEGEPGPMAHEMVLTLSRTDGQKPRRLNIAKFEWLDD
- the fabG gene encoding 3-oxoacyl-ACP reductase FabG — encoded protein: MFKPLSGKTVIVTGASKGIGRGIALRFGEAGLNALVVSRTLSDAEKVAAEIGPNASAFAADVTKEEDCKAMAAAAIERYGSIDVLCANAGIFPAAKLGEMTAADFDHVMDTNLKGTFLSVSAVLPEMKAKKAGRIVITSSITGPITGFPGWSHYGASKAGQLGFMRTAAIELAPWNITVNAVMPGNIFTEGLDGIGGDYIASMEASIPMKRLGTVFDIANAALFFASEEAGYITGQQMVIDGGQVLPESLMALQEMGAAS